The following are encoded together in the Bubalus bubalis isolate 160015118507 breed Murrah chromosome 14, NDDB_SH_1, whole genome shotgun sequence genome:
- the SIRPB2 gene encoding signal-regulatory protein beta-2 isoform X1, whose amino-acid sequence MVVSLGDHRRCPVPSLMPTLTCLAPSSPCSWLLALLLVLSGVSEQSKGSKWQVLQPEGPMLVAEGETLLLRCTVVGTCTDDLIKWVKVSNQDQQEIYSFKHGFFPGVMPMIQKMLEPLNCDYSIYIHNVTRKHVGTYHCVRSDGSSEHLGKTLDGGTSVLVKGPGNTGPDLWIIQPQELVLATPGDTVFLNCTVLGVGPPGPIRWFRGTGLSREAIYNFRGISYSNVTAVQASNNDFSILLHGISAEHAGTYYCVKFQSKLNRQYLSGQGTRLRVKANHPSLKGSEFTKERTTKIFPSGLLSVLTLAVLGLKTGTLAALLLALVICWRSP is encoded by the exons atggtggtcaGTCTAGGGGACCACAGGAGGTGCCCTGTGCCCTCTCTGATGCCCACCCTGACCTGCCTGGCTCCCTCATCTCCCTGCTCCTGGCTGCTGGCACTGCTCCTTGTCCTCTCCG GAGTTTCTGAGCAGAGCAAGGGGAGTAAGTGGCAGGTGCTGCAGCCCGAGGGCCCCATGCTGGTGGCAGAAGGGGAGACACTCCTGCTGAGATGTACAGTAGTTGGCACCTGCACTGATGACCTGATAAAGTGGGTCAAGGTGAGCAACCAGGACCAGCAGGAAATTTACAGCTTCAAGCATGGCTTCTTCCCTGGGGTGATGCCTATGATCCAGAAGATGCTGGAGCCACTTAATTGTGACTATTCCATCTATATCCACAATGTCACCAGGAAACATGTTGGAACCTATCACTGTGTGAGATCTGATGGCTCAAGTGAGCACTTAGGAAAGACGCTGGATGGAGGCACCTCCGTGCTTGTGAAGG GACCTGGGAACACAGGGCCAGACCTCTGGATCATCCAACCCCAGGAATTGGTGTTGGCAACCCCTGGAGACACCGTCTTTCTGAATTGCACAGTGCTTGGAGTTGGTCCCCCAGGACCCATCAGGTGGTTTCGGGGGACTGGTCTGAGCCGGGAGGCCATCTACAACTTTAGAGGCATCTCCTACTCCAACGTGACTGCGGTCCAGGCCTCCAACAATGATTTCAGCATTCTTCTGCATGGCATCTCTGCCGAGCATGCAGGAACCTACTATTGTGTAAAGTTTCAGAGTAAACTCAACAGGCAGTACCTATCCGGACAGGGCACCAGGTTGAGAGTCAAAG CAAATCACCCTTCTCTCAAAGGGTCAGAATTCACCAAGGAACGTACAACCAAGATATTTCCATCAG GACTCCTGTCTGTCCTCACACTTGCAGTCCTGGGACTGAAAACAGGGACCTTGGCTGCACTCTTGCTGGCCCTGGTTATCTGCTGGAGAAGCCCTTGA
- the SIRPB2 gene encoding signal-regulatory protein beta-2 isoform X2: MVVSLGDHRRCPVPSLMPTLTCLAPSSPCSWLLALLLVLSGVSEQSKGSKWQVLQPEGPMLVAEGETLLLRCTVVGTCTDDLIKWVKVSNQDQQEIYSFKHGFFPGVMPMIQKMLEPLNCDYSIYIHNVTRKHVGTYHCVRSDGSSEHLGKTLDGGTSVLVKGPGNTGPDLWIIQPQELVLATPGDTVFLNCTVLGVGPPGPIRWFRGTGLSREAIYNFRGISYSNVTAVQASNNDFSILLHGISAEHAGTYYCVKFQSKLNRQYLSGQGTRLRVKGLLSVLTLAVLGLKTGTLAALLLALVICWRSP, encoded by the exons atggtggtcaGTCTAGGGGACCACAGGAGGTGCCCTGTGCCCTCTCTGATGCCCACCCTGACCTGCCTGGCTCCCTCATCTCCCTGCTCCTGGCTGCTGGCACTGCTCCTTGTCCTCTCCG GAGTTTCTGAGCAGAGCAAGGGGAGTAAGTGGCAGGTGCTGCAGCCCGAGGGCCCCATGCTGGTGGCAGAAGGGGAGACACTCCTGCTGAGATGTACAGTAGTTGGCACCTGCACTGATGACCTGATAAAGTGGGTCAAGGTGAGCAACCAGGACCAGCAGGAAATTTACAGCTTCAAGCATGGCTTCTTCCCTGGGGTGATGCCTATGATCCAGAAGATGCTGGAGCCACTTAATTGTGACTATTCCATCTATATCCACAATGTCACCAGGAAACATGTTGGAACCTATCACTGTGTGAGATCTGATGGCTCAAGTGAGCACTTAGGAAAGACGCTGGATGGAGGCACCTCCGTGCTTGTGAAGG GACCTGGGAACACAGGGCCAGACCTCTGGATCATCCAACCCCAGGAATTGGTGTTGGCAACCCCTGGAGACACCGTCTTTCTGAATTGCACAGTGCTTGGAGTTGGTCCCCCAGGACCCATCAGGTGGTTTCGGGGGACTGGTCTGAGCCGGGAGGCCATCTACAACTTTAGAGGCATCTCCTACTCCAACGTGACTGCGGTCCAGGCCTCCAACAATGATTTCAGCATTCTTCTGCATGGCATCTCTGCCGAGCATGCAGGAACCTACTATTGTGTAAAGTTTCAGAGTAAACTCAACAGGCAGTACCTATCCGGACAGGGCACCAGGTTGAGAGTCAAAG GACTCCTGTCTGTCCTCACACTTGCAGTCCTGGGACTGAAAACAGGGACCTTGGCTGCACTCTTGCTGGCCCTGGTTATCTGCTGGAGAAGCCCTTGA